The sequence AGTGGCTATCAGTAAGAGGACGTACGTAGCCCTCGCAAAGTCCACGGGTAAATGCAGGGTCTTCTCGTTAAACCTTTGCCTAGAAGGCGCTAGCTGCAGAGATGAGTTTGAGGCGGGGAGCCCTACTTTAAGGAGGGACGGCTCCTTCGGGGACTACGTCAGGTCGGTCGTCTACGCTCTCAAGGAGAAGGGCCTAGAGGTAAGGGGGTTCGACGCGCTAGTTTACAGCGACGTGCCGATAGCGTCCGGGCTAGCGAGCAGTGCTGCTTTACAAGTAGCCCTAGCCACAGGGCTGAGCGAGCTCTACGGCCTAGGGCTAAGTAGGAGGGAGGTCGCCGAGCTAGCTTACCATAGTGAGCATGACGTAATGGGGATACCCTGCGGGAGGCTAGACCAGTATGGCTCCGCGATGGGCGGGTTGACGCTGATAGAGACTAGGCCTCCGTACAGCACAAGGACCTATACGGGACGTGGCTGGGTCTTCGTGGTCCTCCACTCCGGCGTAAAGCACCGCACAGCTGAGGTACACCTGCGGAGGATAGGTGAGGTTGAGGAGGGCCTAAGAGGCCTGCTTAAGCTAAGCATACCTAGAGGCCTCAGGGAGAAGCTGTCTGAGAGGGTAGATGGGGTGATGTGGGACAAGGTGAGCCTCGAGGAGCTGGAGCCATACCTAGGACAGCTGGACCCCTCCTCCAGGAACAGGATAGTGTTTACGTTAAAAATGAACCAGTCGACTATGCTGGCGCTCAGGCTCCTCGAGGGCTCAGCCTCGCCAGCGGAGAGAAGGAGAGTCAGGGAGTTCCTGCTAGCTGAGGGCCCTGAGTGCCTAGAAGCCCCCAGTAGGGCCGGGGACGAGGTGTTGGAGCTAGTGGCGGGGATCGTCAACTATCAGCACGTGCTCCTAAGAGACCTATACGAAGTAAGCCTGCCAGAGCTAGAGGCAATAAGGAGCACTGCTCTAAGCGCAGGCGCGCTGGGCGTAAAGATCTCGGGGGCTGGGCTTGGAGG is a genomic window of Candidatus Nezhaarchaeota archaeon containing:
- a CDS encoding GHMP kinase; translated protein: MRLGAAVSTSGLVKRAFEEAYGHRPEVVSSAPGRLDFLNTHQDYKGLPVVSVAISKRTYVALAKSTGKCRVFSLNLCLEGASCRDEFEAGSPTLRRDGSFGDYVRSVVYALKEKGLEVRGFDALVYSDVPIASGLASSAALQVALATGLSELYGLGLSRREVAELAYHSEHDVMGIPCGRLDQYGSAMGGLTLIETRPPYSTRTYTGRGWVFVVLHSGVKHRTAEVHLRRIGEVEEGLRGLLKLSIPRGLREKLSERVDGVMWDKVSLEELEPYLGQLDPSSRNRIVFTLKMNQSTMLALRLLEGSASPAERRRVREFLLAEGPECLEAPSRAGDEVLELVAGIVNYQHVLLRDLYEVSLPELEAIRSTALSAGALGVKISGAGLGGSLLAIVSSAREAEEVASACRGVARGSWVVEVDEGARVDFSEARSLLDGAPRPSFPRGK